From the Helianthus annuus cultivar XRQ/B chromosome 17, HanXRQr2.0-SUNRISE, whole genome shotgun sequence genome, the window CTTTACGGGGAGTCCACGTCGTTATGCCGGTTAGAAATATTGCAGCTGGTGAAAAAGCAAAAGAAAGCATTGCTGAAAAAGTCCCCAATGCAAAACTTGACGTGATGGAGTTAGATGTTAGCTCACAGGAATCTGTTAGAAAATTTACATCGCAATATTGTTCCAAAGGACTTCCATTAAACATCTTGATGTAAGACATATCTGTATTTAATTTAAACCTTCAGAAACCTTTTATAAGAAGCCTGGCTAACTAACTAATATGATTTGGGTTTGGTCTCAAAAGTCTGAATGCAGGGATTATGAGTCCTCCTTTCACTCTCAGCAAAGACAACATAGAATTGCAGTTTGCAACCAACCATCTTGGTATGTAACTTTGCCaacttttttgtatttttaacctTCTCTTAACAAACATGTTATTTAAAAGGAAAATTTGTTTCTACATTTAGGTAACTTTCTTTTGACAAACTTGTTATTGGATACTATGAAAAAGACCGCGAGAGAAAGTGGGAAAGAGGGAAGGATTGTTATACTTTCCTCCGAGCTTCATCAAACGACATACAAAGAAGGAATTATGTTCGATAAAATCAATGACGAGCAGAGGTAAAAATATTAGATCTATTCCatgaaatatatacacacatttgAATGATAGGCCGGCCCACCAACCCAGTACGAACTATTTTTGGCCATTTAACATGAATAAATATATGGGTCGTGCGCAGGTTTAACATTTCAATCTACCAAACTGACACCCCTCATCCACCTAATTATATGTGGTTTGATTTTCAGTTATAACGCGATGTATGCTTATGGGCAatcaaagcttgctaatgcattACATGCAAAGGAGCTCACTCGGCGTTTGCAGGAAGAGGGAGTCAATATAACTGCCAATTCATTGCACCCTGGAGTTATTAATACGAATCTACTACGCCACAATGGCATCTTCGGTACGTCTTGATCCTTTTTCTTCCATTTTCATTTTTACTTAGGGACCAAAGATTTTATGAACAAAACTGTTTTGACATGTAATTGATCATCTTTTTTCTTTACTTACCATCTTAAACTTGTGTTGGACAGCTATATTTTTTAACGTGGTTCAGAGTTTCTTAAAGAACATCCCACAGGTTCGATAATTCTCTACATATATATTTTCTTGTTTGTATAAAGAAAGATGATTTGAAGCTAATCGTAATGATGGTTATTTAGGGAGCTGCAACAACATGCTATGTAGCGATGCACCCACAACTTAAGGGCGTTAGTGGGGAGTATTTTGCGGATAGCAACTTGAAGAAAGCAAGCAAATATGCACAAGATCCAGAACTAGCAAAGAAACTGTGGGATTTCAGTGAGAAGTTGACCCAAGCCAAGTGATCCATCTGCTCATGGACTATTTTCCTTTATgtaacaaaataataatatatgtttttATAGTAATGACAATTGTTGTAAGAATTATATGGTgcctttttttttataaatgaaaGTGAGAAAGTTTACAAATTATATTCACATGTGATTACTTAATCTTGTCTATTTATTTATCTTCTATACGATGTATTATAAGATATCTTAATTCATCAGGTGAAAAAAAAATATCAAGTAGACCGAATTTCAAAGTTTAAAAGGTTAACTAAACAAGATAAAACACATGAAAGCGTAATGTTTTCCAACTTGAATGCTTATAAATAGTTCAAgtccataattttatttttaaacggTTAAATGTTATTTAATTAATCAGTGACAAGAATTTATTTCAAGAATTTTTCTGGAGTACAACTAAAAAACATCCATAGAAAAACTTCAAAACTATGTAAACAGTCTAGAAATTGGAATAAAACGGTTATGAGGCTCGGATATGTAAGCAACAGGAAAAATCCGACAAGGTTGCACATTGCCACGTGAAGGCAGTCAATCACATAACCATCTCGATCGCCCCGCCAAGATGCGGAAAAATCTCATCTTTGCTCAATTTCACACAAAGGCATTGGAAGTCAACGTCATAGCCTCTTTCGAAACGggtaatctatctactataataaaagaaaccaagttttggacacgtttcattcattgaagccatctatttttatagataattaatatcaattaaaagataattatacaattaaatttcatataaatttaaacaatttatATAGgagattatatatataatattttaaaatagagtaaattacaaaaatcgtcctttatgtatgtcacttattgcaaactgtgtcattttttttcaataattacagaaaacgtactcgatgtttgcaaacccttgcaagttatgtcctttagcgctaactcagttaatttaaatgatttatttattttattaaactaaaataattaAGGGTAGAACCTATTTCAAAGATGTTTAAAAggtgtttattggttctatacttatattttcgtgttcaattctcaactcaaatacggtaatcactatgtttacgtgacatttataagaacaatcaccgcaatcaccccatccatcgtatatcgagtatgtccgttagttttttttaagatataaatttttattagattcattcaacccgtgtaataaacgaggtttttttaaagatataacatttttattttttactatacaaaattacatttatgcaactcgtgtaatacttggggttttaaaaatataactttttttattatgtagtatataaaattagatttattcaatacatataatacataggatttataaagatataactttttactgtttggtatataaaattacatgtgttcaACCCGTATAAAACAACCTCCCGCTTTAGTCTCCCTAACGGTTGAACTTAGTCTCGCTCCTCAGCTCgacgaggttcttaaaaatgtaactttttattatttaatatataaaattaaatttactccacccgtataatacacggggttcttaaagatataactttttttattatttaatatataaaattacatgtattcaaccaatgtaataaacgagatttttaaatatatattgttatattatttggtatataaaattgcatttattcaacccgtgtaataaacgagatttttaaagata encodes:
- the LOC110926396 gene encoding short-chain dehydrogenase TIC 32, chloroplastic-like produces the protein MTWISIFTGKSGFAASSTAEDVTKGIDGTGLTAIVTGATSGIGLETARVLALRGVHVVMPVRNIAAGEKAKESIAEKVPNAKLDVMELDVSSQESVRKFTSQYCSKGLPLNILILNAGIMSPPFTLSKDNIELQFATNHLGNFLLTNLLLDTMKKTARESGKEGRIVILSSELHQTTYKEGIMFDKINDEQSYNAMYAYGQSKLANALHAKELTRRLQEEGVNITANSLHPGVINTNLLRHNGIFAIFFNVVQSFLKNIPQGAATTCYVAMHPQLKGVSGEYFADSNLKKASKYAQDPELAKKLWDFSEKLTQAK